A stretch of the Aegilops tauschii subsp. strangulata cultivar AL8/78 chromosome 4, Aet v6.0, whole genome shotgun sequence genome encodes the following:
- the LOC109778407 gene encoding glutamine synthetase cytosolic isozyme 1-2, translating to MASLADLVNLDLSDCTDKIIVEYLWVGGSGIDIRSKARTVNGPITDASQLPKWNYDGSSTGQAPGEDSEVILYPQAIFKDPFRRGDNLLVMCDCYTPQGVPIPTNKRHNAAKIFNTPNVAAEETWYGIEQEYTLLQKDVNWPLGWPIGGYPGPQGPYYCAAGADKAFGRDIVDAHYKACLYAGINISGINGEVMPGQWEFQVGPSVGIAASDQLWVARYILERITEVAGVVLSLDPKPIPGDWNGAGAHTNYSTKSMREAGGYGVIKTAIEKLGKRHAQHIAAYGEGNERRLTGHHETADINTFKWGVADRGASIRVGRDTEKDGKGYFEDRRPASNMDPYVVTSMIAETTLLL from the exons atggCCAGCCTCGCCGACCTCGTCAACCTCGACCTCAGCGACTGCACCGACAAGATCATCGTCGAGTACCTCTG GGTTGGAGGATCCGGTATCGACATCAGGAGCAAAGCAAGG ACGGTGAACGGCCCCATCACCGACGCGAGCCAGCTGCCCAAGTGGAACTACGACGGCTCCAGCACCGGCCAGGCTCCCGGAGAGGACAGCGAAGTCATCCTCTA CCCCCAGGCCATTTTCAAGGACCCGTTCAGGAGGGGTGACAACCTCCTT GTTATGTGCGACTGCTACACACCACAAGGTGTTCCAATCCCCACTAACAAGAGGCACAATGCTGCCAAGATCTTCAACACCCCGAATGTTGCAGCTGAGGAGACATG GTATGGTATCGAGCAGGAGTACACTCTCCTCCAGAAGGACGTGAACTGGCCCCTTGGCTGGCCCATTGGTGGCTACCCTGGTCCTCAG GGACCCTACTACTGCGCGGCCGGCGCGGACAAGGCGTTCGGGCGTGACATCGTTGACGCGCACTACAAGGCGTGCCTCTACGCCGGGATCAACATCAGCGGCATCAACGGGGAGGTCATGCCCGGCCAG TGGGAGTTCCAAGTCGGGCCGTCCGTGGGGATCGCCGCGTCCGACCAGCTGTGGGTGGCGCGCTACATCCTCGAG AGGATCACGGAGGTTGCCGGGGTGGTGCTGTCCCTGGACCCGAAGCCGATCCCGGGCGACTGGAACGGCGCCGGCGCGCACACCAACTACAGCACCAAGTCGATGCGGGAGGCCGGCGGGTACGGGGTGATCAAGACGGCCATCGAGAAGCTGGGCAAGCGGCACGCGCAGCACATCGCCGCCTACGGCGAGGGCAACGAGCGCCGCCTCACGGGCCACCACGAGACCGCCGACATCAACACCTTCAAGTGGGGCGTGGCTGACCGCGGCGCGTCCATCCGCGTGGGGCGCGACACGGAGAAGGACGGCAAGGGCTACTTCGAGGACCGCAGGCCGGCCTCCAACATGGACCCCTACGTCGTCACCTCCATGATCGCCGAGACCACCCTCCTCCTCTGA